One genomic segment of Rhinolophus sinicus isolate RSC01 linkage group LG11, ASM3656204v1, whole genome shotgun sequence includes these proteins:
- the LOC109457171 gene encoding serine protease 58 — protein MKSVLFWELLNLPLALAFDADYANGNAPRYLAYLKSYYLPCTGVLVHPLWVITAASCNLPSLHVILGVTNPSNLTERHVQVVGYEKKIHHPYFSITSIENNLMLIKLNRYVELNDYVRLAGLPNGSAPEATACTVSTWAYNLCDIYKDPDSLQNVNISIISETRCRDGYKTHNIKKTMLCLGIVPGRRQPCKEVAAAPAVCNGILQGILTFADGCVLRADVGIYTKIFSYMPWIENTIQNN, from the exons ATGAAGTCTGTCCTCTTCTGGGAACTCTTGAACCTGCCTC TCGCTTTGGCCTTTGATGCAGATTACGCAAATGGCAATGCTCCCCGCTACTTGGCCTACCTGAAATCTTATTACTTGCCCTGCACTGGGGTCCTGGTCCACCCTCTTTGGGTGATTACAGCTGCCAGCTGCAACTTACC GAGCCTCCATGTGATATTGGGGGTTACAAACCCGTCAAACCTCACTGAACGACACGTCCAAGTGGTTGGTTATGAGAAGAAGATTCATCACCCATACTTCTCAATTACATCTATTGAGAACAACCTCATGCTAATCAAGCTGAACAGATACGTGGAGCTCAATGACTACGTGAGACTGGCTGGCCTGCCCAATGGATCGGCCCCTGAGGCCACCGCGTGCACCGTCTCCACCTGGGCCTACAACCTGTGTGATATCT ACAAGGACCCTGACTCCCTGCAAAATGTAAACATCTCCATCATCTCCGAGACGCGGTGCCGCGATGGCTATAAAACCCACAATATCAAAAAAACTATGCTGTGCTTGGGCATTGTGCCAGGAAGAAGGCAGCCCTGCAAG GAAGTTGCAGCTGCCCCGGCAGTCTGCAATGGGATACTTCAAGGAATCCTGACTTTTGCAGATGGATGTGTTTTGAGAGCTGATGTTGGCATTTATACCAAAATCTTTAGCTACATGCCCTGGATTGAAAACACAATCCAAAACAACTGA